AGTTTATGGGTAAAAGCTTACCTTACACACCCGATGCACTAATTGCGTATACTAATAAAACCCAAAAATACCACGAATATAAACCTTATTCTAAAATTGCTTCTCCACTATTTAGAGCTGAATTTGCTGCCAAAAGAGCTGCATCATTAAAATTGGGAATTGATCTTGTTTTAGTCACTGATAGACAGATTAGGGTAAATCCAATATTAAACAACTTAAAGCTATTACACCGATATTCAGGCGTTTTCGGTATAAGTAGCATTCAAAAAGAGTTACTTAATTTTATTCATAAATCTGGGGCAATTAAGCTAAATGATATAAGCCGCCAGATTGGCTTACCTATTGGCGAGGCTCGCTCTTATTTATTCGCACTAATGGGTAAGGGATTGATCAAAGCTAACTTAGGTATTGATGATCTAACTAATAATCCAACCTTGTGGGTTACACCATGACAGATTTTTTTAATGAGTTTGATGAATCACTAGCGCCATTAAAACCACAAACGCCCACACAGTACGTCAAATTAGATGATGCCAACTTAACCCAGCGTGATCTGGATACCTTTACTGACGCTTTAAAAAACCAAGCGCTACAAAGGTATAAGCTAATTAGCACTATAGATAAAAAACTTTCACGCGGCTGGACCCAACGAAATTTAGATCCTATTTTGGATGAGCTTTTTAAAGGAGGTGACGTAGTTCGGCCAAATTGGCGGACTGTTGCTCGTTGGCGTAAAAAGTATATTGACAGCAACGGTGATATTGCCTCCCTTGCTGATAAAAACCACAAAATGGGAAACAGAACTAACCGTATAAAAGGGGATGATAAATTTTTTGATAAAGCATTAGAACGATTTTTAGATGCTAAAAGACCTACTGTTGCAACAGCATACAAGTACTACAAAGACCTAATTGTTATTGAAAATGAGAATATTGTTGAAGGCAAAATTCCAATCATATCTTACACTGCTTTTAATAAAAGAATTAAAGCAATACCCCCATACGCGGTGGCTGTAGCAAGGCATGGTAAATTTAAAGCAGATCAATGGTTTGCTTACTGCGCTGCACACGTACCGCCTACAAGAATATTAGAGCGGGTAGAGATTGATCATACACCACTTGATTTAATTCTACTTGATGATGAGTTACTTATTCCCATTGGAAGACCTTATCTAACATTACTTATTGATGTATTTAGTGGCTGTGTCCTTGGTTTTCATCTTAGTTATAAATCTCCTTCCTACGTATCTGCTGCTAAGGCTATTACTCATGCTATTAAACCAAAGAAACTTGATGCTATGAGTATACAATTACAAAATAATTGGCCTTGCTTTGGTAAGTTTGAAAACTTAGTTGTAGATAATGGTGCTGAATTTTGGTCTAAAAATCTAGAGTATGCTTGTCAGTCAGCAGGAATAAATATCCAATATAACCCTGTACGCAAACCTTGGCTAAAGCCTGTCGTAGAGCGTTTTTTTAAAGTCATAAATCAGTATTTAATACCAGAATTTCCAGGAAAAACATTCTCAAATATTTTAGAAAAAGAAGAATATAAACCTGAAAAAGATGCAATTATACGTTTTTCAACGTTTGTAGAAGAGTTCCAACGCTGGATTGTAGATGTATACCATCAAGATAGTGACTCTCGTGAAACGCATATCCCAATCAATAAGTGGCAACAAGGATATGATGTCTATCCTCCTTTAGCTATGAGTGAAGAAGAAGAAGCGCGTTTTACTATGTTAATGCGTATCTCTGACTCAAGAACGTTAGGTAGAAATGGTATAAAGTTTGAAGAGCTAATGTATGACTCGACTGCTTTAGCTGATTATCGTAAACATTATCCGCAAACTAAGGAAACTGTAAAAAAACTGATTAAAGTCGACCCTGATGACATTTCAAAAATTTATGTTTACTTAGAAGAGCTTGAAAGCTACCTAGAGGTACCTTGTACAGATCCTACCGGTTATACGGATGGGCTAAGCATCTATGAACATAAAATAATAAAAAAAATTAATAGAGAAACCATTAGGGAATCTAAAAATAGTCTGGGCTTAGCTAAAGCACGTATGGCGATTCATGAGCGAGTAAAGCAAGAGCAAGAAGCTTTCATTGAATCAAAAACTAAAGCAAAAATTACAGCCGTCAAAAAGCAGGCTCAAATAGCTGATGTAAGCAATACAGGAACGGGCACTATTAAGGTTTCTGAAAAAAGTGCAGCCCCTGTGCAAAAAAATATAAGTAACGATTTATTTGATGATTGGGATGATGACTTAGAGGCATTTGAATGAATGCCTTAACAGAAATACAGATAGAACAGTCGCACAACTTTAGCGATTGCATTGTTATGCACACGCAAATTAAAACAATTTTTAATGACTTTGATGAGCTGAGATTAAACCGTAAATTCCAAACAGACCAACAGTGTATGCTATTAATTGGTGATACAGGAGTTGGAAAAAGCCATACCATTAATCACTACAAAAAAAGAGTTCTAGCTACACAGAGTTATAGCCGAAACACTATGCCAGTGCTAATAAGTCGTATATTTAGGGGGAAAGGCTTAGATGCTACTTTAGTCCAAATGCTGGCAGATCTGGAGCTATTTGGAAGTAGTCAAATTAAAAAGCGAGGCTACAAAACAGACCTTACTAAAAAGCTTGTAGAGAGCTTAATTAAAGCTCAAGTTGAGTTACTCATCATTAATGAGTTTCAGGAGTTAATAGAGTTTAAAAGCATACAAGAGCGGCAACAAATTGCGAATGCATTAAAGTTTGTTAGTGAAGAAGCCAAAGTGCCAATAGTACTGGTTGGTATGCCTTGGGCTGCAAAAATAGCTGAAGAACCACAATGGGCTTCTCGCTTAGTTAGAAAAAGAAAACTTGAATACTTTAGCCTAAAAAATGACAGCAAGTACTTTCGCCAATATTTGATGGGGTTAGCTAAGAAAATGCCATTTGATACGCCTCCCAAGCTGGAAAATAGGCATACCACAATGGCGTTATTTGCTGCATGTCGAGGGCAGAATAGAGCTCTCAAACACCTACTATCAGAAGCTTTAAAATTAGCAATGAGTTGTAACGAGTATCTTGAAAATAAACATTTTATTACTGCTTATGAAAAGTTTGATTTTTTTAATGATAAGGAAAAACTAAAATCAAAAAATCCTTTTAAACAAGATGCTAAAGATATTGTTATTTATGAGGTGATTAAAAGCTCATCCTATAACCCAAATGCATTAGATCCTGAAGATATGCTAATAGGTCCTGAATTCGCAATAGTAAAGTAAGCTGCACTAGCCTAGGGTCGATTAAGTAGATTCATAAGGATAAATCTTCAGGTTAGATTCGTGTGATTAAATCAAGTCTGACAGTCGCATATGTGTCTTGAGCGGTTATTCAAGCGTAACTTGTTTATGCCCCTTTATGAGTTAACGTAAATACTCTATAGGTCGACTTTGAGCGAAGCAGTCAATCAAAAGTTTTGATGTCTGAAGTCAAGATTTGATCCTCGTTGGCTTTTTCAAAACGAATGGGCACGAGCTTTTGTAATAGTGGCAACACAAGCAAAGACTCAGAGCGATTATCAATACAAACAACGGCATTTGCACTACTCAGCGCTCTCACCAATGCGGTAACAGGGGTTATATCGTCCAAAGACTCAATAAAACAATTGTCTTTCTCAAACTCACTAATATCGTCGAAATACGCATCAGGCGAAAAACAATATAATTCAAGCGGCTTAACTACCGCGTTATTGTTGTTTGATAGTTTTTTCCCTAACACGATGAGTGGATGAGCTTTTTTATCCAATCCGAGCTTAAGCAAAAGCATATTTTTTAAATCCATGTACTTCACTGAATACCAAATTAAAATAGCGTCATAATTTTATCGTGCATTATTAGGTACATTAAAACAATAACTATTTTGATGAATTACCAGCGATTGCGCTATGCGCTATGAGTAAGTAATTTAATCCATTCATCTGCGTTTGACACAATGAATTGATATTTATTGCCATCTTTTAATACGATTTCAATTGCATCATGTGTATAAGGCAAAATACCCGCAACTTTACCAGAGCACTTACTCACTTTTACAATTTCACGCCGTGCAAACATATAAGGTCCTAACCCAAATTGCGCATTAAACGGTGCAAAATGAATATCGGTGTTGGTTAGCCAAAATCTGCCGTCGGCTTTGATTGCCCCTTGTTGAATAGTGGCGATTGTCGATTTGATTGTTATTGCATGCATAATAGTATCTCTTGATGGCTCTTAATGTGTTAGTTTTGCTGCTTTAAGTCATTAACAAGTGACGACATTTAAGCTGACTGTATTAGCTTTATCTTGGTTTGCCTACCATTAAGTAGTGCGCCCAACCACGTATTTTTAACTAATAATAAATAACTTATTTGACCTATAAGTAATGTAACCACCACGCTAACTATAAACTTTACTAAAACTGGCAAATTAGTATTAATCAATGGCATCTGAATATAAATCAGCACTGGCACATGTATTAAATAAATCCAATATGATGCATTTGATATGCTGCAACTGAGCTTACTTTTGTGATTTAAAAAACGATGCCCAAGTAAAAACGTTATGGCGGTTAAAAAAATAGCACTCAGTCCTTGTGATAAAACATGTAATACATGTAGCTCTCCCGCTGCGGCAAAATACCCCGTAGTTGCGGCAGCAATCACTTCATCTAAGCTTGGCGCGGCTGGTAATAAAGAAAAATAACCAGTCAGTGATAGTGCAACACCCAAAATAAGAGGCCATAAGTACTTATGATATGAGCAAATGAGCTGCTGTTTTTTATTAAGCCCCACTCCCAACCAATAAAAACTGCCGTAAAAACCATACGACCATAACTGTGGCGTGAGTTTATCTGGAGCAGGAAATGGAATAGATTGCCCCATTAATGAAAACGTTAACACGATGGGAAGTACAACCCACATAAATAAAGGGTGAGCGCTAAGCGCATCGAATTTATTGCCTAATAAGTTAGTTGTTTTCAACAACCAGTGAATTAAGCAAAACTGGAATAAGTTCCACAAAAACCATAAGTGCATAGTGCTAACAACAGGCTCTTTAATAACTTTAAACACAGCAAAAATCGGCGGTATTGGATTAGCTATACCGGCTCCAAAACTCAAGGCATGGTAGTAAACGGCAAAGCTGAACGGTAAAAATACAATAAAAGGCAGTAGAATATGTTTACTGCGATGATGTAAAAAGCGCGCGTTGCTCGATTTATCTATTAAAAGTGTACTGCAAAACCCTGCAATAATAAAAAATAATGGCATCCGAAATAAGTGCAGCGTATGCGTAATATAATCAAATAGACCATGTGTGCTTGGGTCTGCCGTAAACCAAATATTGCGAAAGAACGGACTGTAGGCTAAAGCGGCATGAAATACGATGCCGAGCAATAGCGCGAGGCTGCGTAAATTATCAATGTAGTGTAATCGACTGTCTTTATTCATTAATGTGCCCAACTAACTTTTATTAATAAAGCATAAATGAATGAGGTTTCATGACACTAGTCACAAAGCTCATAGCCCGAGCTATGACAGATGTCACTGTTTTTACAACGCGAGTTCTGCAATAATTGCTAAAAAAATATGGCCACAGTAATGGAATCAACTATACGACATCCAACCGATTGGCATTTCTCAACATTGGCATCGTGGCTTGGGGTGACATTGGCGTGTGCCTATTATGCTAACTCAGAATTAGCGCTATATTTGCAAATCATAGTAAGTGGTTCCATTTTAGCTATTTTGCTGTATGTGTTAAAACAGCCTAACAAATTTGTTCACGGCGTAGCACTTGGCTATTTCCTGCTTATTTTGGCAATGATACAACTGAGTTCAACATCCTTAGTTTTTATCCACCTAGTGATGTTTACCGCGGTTTTTAGTCCTCATTTTTCGCTTCCTAAGATACTGGCTTGTGTTGTGGCCGCCATGCTGGTGTATGGTTTAACGCATTATGCGCGCTGGGAAAATGGCATTCCTTGGATCACGTTTACAATTTGGTTTTTCTTTTGCTTGATGAATTGGTTTGTTAGCCGGCGTATTGTCGAAAGTTTAAATACACATTACCAATCCCGCCAAAACTACAAAGAGTTAAAAGCCACCCAACACATGATGGGGGCGATGCATGCAGCGCAAGAGCGACAAAACATATCACGCGAGCTCCATGACTCACTCGGCCATAAGCTTACCGCGCTCAGCATTAATTTAGATTTTGCTAAAAGAGCAGCAAATGAAGCCACCGTTGAAACCCTCTCTCTTTGTCACCAACTTAGCCAAGAAGTATTGGCTGAGGTGCGCGAAATCGTTTCCACTCAACGCAATGACAAAACGATACTTAAGCAAGCTCTTGAGGCCATTTGCGAACTGACACCTAATTTACACTGTGATCTCCAACTAAGTAAAGAGACAGAGCAGCTACCTCAAGACTACGCCCTGTGTGTATTGCGGTTTACCCAAGAGATGATCAGCAACACCCTTAAACATACCCAAGCAAACCATTTTACTTTGCATGTAAATGTCACCCTCGTTGGCGAACAGCCGCTGTTAGTTGCAAAAGCGTATCACAATCAAGCAGAGACCCATTTACCAAAACAAGGGAACGGATTAGCAGGACTAAATGAGCGAATGGCACAATTTGGCGGTGAATTTTCACAACACCTTGAGCAAGAAACACTGATCAATACCATGACATTACCATTAAATTTAGAAGAAAAAAGCCATGATAAAGTGCCTACTAGTTGAAGATCAGACCTTAGTTCGTTTAGGCCTCGCTAATTTACTTAACCTTGATAGCGCCATTAATATCGAAGCCCAAGCTGAAGATGGCTTACAAGCGCTTGCACTATTAGCTGAGCATAGTTTTGACATTGCTTTACTCGATATGAGAATGCCGAATTTAGATGGGCTCGGCGTGCTGCAAAAAATGCGTGAAAAGGGTGATAAAACCCCCGTACTGATCATTACCACATTTGAAGATTGTGATGTCTTAGTCAAAGCCCTTAATCTAGGTGCTCGTGGGTATGTGCTTAAAAACATTGAACTTGAAGAACTCATTAGCGCTATAAAGCAGGTCGTTGCAGGAGAGCGAGTATTGCAAAGTGCAGTGACTGATTTTTTACTCAAAAAGCAACTAAGCCCTCAGCTCTGCTTAACGGACAAAGAACAAACCGTATTGCAGTGTTTGTCTTTAGGTATGCCAAACAAAGTGATTGCCAAAAAATTAGATAACTCTGAGGGGACTATTCGTAATCATGTGTCACAAATTCTTGCCAAATTAGACGTAAAAGACCGCACTCAGGCCGTTATAAAAGCCATTAATCAAAACCTAATTTAACACGCGAACAACACCAAATTACTATTTTTGATTAGGCTTAAGTGGTGCAATCAACATAAATAAGAGTAAACAAAACCAACTAATAAACAAACAGGCGACTATCCATGCGAGCTTTTCTTGGAGATCCACTTTTTGTGACCTAGCAATGAGTATGATTGGCATCACCCAAATCTTGATTCCAGACATTAAAGATCTTCAATTTGCTCATGGCACCGAACCGCCCGTCGACTCTAACTCATAACTGCCCAAACCCTAATCAGTAATACATTCGCTATCCTCATAATAACTTTTAAATAGGAGGTTACTATGAAACCAGAACTAAATCACAATGCTACTGGTGTGAAACGTCCTTTCAAGCTGGAAGAGATTTGGTGTATTCGCACTCGAATCGAAATTCAAAATAACTTGATGCAATTAGCGTTACTCAATTTGGCTATAGATAGTAAATTAAGATCATGTGATTTACTGTCTTTAAAAGTTCGAGATGTCGCTACCCAAGATCAAGTTTTTGAGAGGGTGCAATGGACACAAAAGAAAACAGGGATCGAAGTTCAATTTGAGATAACGCCGAGAACACAACAAAGTATTAGCCGTTGGGTTCAAGAAGTTAAATTGCAGCCTAAAGATTATTTTTTCCGGAGTTTACGTCGCTCTAATCAACCCATAAGCTATTCATATTACAGGTCTATTATCAGAAGTTAGGCTGAGCAGTTAGGGCTTGATTCTGATCTATATGGAACTCACTCAATGCGAAGAACCAAAGCGACTTTGGAGTATGCTCGAACCAAAAATATAAGGGCCGTTCAGTTACTGCTTGGCCATACAAAAATTGATAAAGCCATCAGATATCTCGGAATTGAAATTGAAGATGCAATTAAGATATCTAGAGAAACGGATTGTTAATTTAATATAGGTAGCAACACCAAGCTGCCTTTGCCCCAAAATGCGTTAATCTAAATACTGTAAAGCTCTGTTTTGAGAGAAGGCTTTGTGAAATCAGCGTATTTCTTTAATTTCTTTAGCTTTAAGTTATAAATTATTGAAGGTAATTGCGATGTTATTATTGTTATTATGCTCTGAATTTGCTGTTTTCGGGCAAAGTAAATCAACCTCAAAAACTACTCAAAAATCTACAAACAACATCTTAAGGCTAATAAAAAGTGTGTCGCAAATTTAGTGTTTTAGAGTTATTGTTAGTGGGTACAAAGTATTGAGGGGAAACCTAAATGGACAATTGCAGCGTTCTTATCATAGATGATGAAGAGATTAATACCATACAGCTAGAGCATGTTTTAGATGGAATTGGAAATATTTTAACTTCTAACAATAGCTCGGTAGCTATACCTCTGATTGAAAAAATTAAACCAGACATTTTAATTCTTGACCTAGAGATGCCTACAGTCAGTGGTTTTGAAATTTTAGAAGTGATACAGCAAAAGCCAACTCTGGCACATATTAGAACTATTGTTATTACATCTCACAGTGATCCCGCGATAGAAGAAAAAGCATTATCTTTAGGCGCGATAGACTTTATATCAAAACCCCTAAACCTCAGACTATGTAGAATTCGTATTGAAAATCATATAAAAATAAGAACACAAGAAAAAATATTACAACTCACACAAGCAGAACTATTTGCTGAAAAAGAACAGTTGAGAATTACGATAGATTCGATTGCAGATGCTGTTATTTCTACGGATAAAAACGCAAATATTGTGTACATGAACCCTGTAGCGCAAAGGCTTACAGGATGGTCACAAACTGCGGCGAAAGGTCGCCATATTGAAGAGGTCATGAAGTTATGCGACGCGACAACTAAAATACCGTCTATTAATCCTTTATCTGTTGCATTAAAAGAAAATAGACCTGTTGCTATGGCTTTAAATACACAATTGATCAGTAGGCAAGGCATAGAACATCGAGTTGAAGACAGCGCAGCTCCAATTCTTGATAAAAACCTTAACCAATGCGGCGCTGTTATGGTATTTCAAGATGTTAGCGAAGCTTTAGCTATGTCGATGCAGATGACATACCTATCTCATCATGACCAGCTAACCTCTTTACCAAATCGAATATTACTTCACGATAGACTTACGCAAGGTATCGCTAGGGCTGCTTTTAATGACACTAAGTTAAGCTTAATGTTACTTGATCTAGATAAGTTTAAGTTTATTAATGATGCCTTAGGGCACCATATCGGTGATGAGATAATTGCCCATATTGGTCACAGCTTGGATCGATTCGCATGTAACGATATTACAGTCGCACGTGTTGGGGGAGATGAATTTGCACTCGTTGTTCCTCACTCGGCTAATTCTTTAAGTTTAGAGCCACTGGTTAATCAGGTTCTTAATGTTATTGGTAAGCCTTTCAGGTCAGGTGGTGAGCAGCATGTTCTTTCAGCAAGTTTAGGCATAAGTGTGTACCCTGATGATGCATCAAGTGTAGAAGAAATGCTTCGCCATGCAGACTCCGCAATGTACAAAGCAAAAAACGAATCTGCTAATAGTTACTTCTATTTTAGTGATGATTTACAGGTTGAAATGAATAGGCGTCTTGAGGTTGGAAATAAACTAAGAAAGGCATTAGATGAAGATGATCTCGACGTTCATTATCAACCTAAATATGATTTAAACACTGACACACTGATTGGTGTAGAAAGCTTAGTTCGTTTAAAAGATGGGCAAGGTGGCTTTATTTCTCCTGTTCACTTTATTGAATATGCAGAAGAAACGGGGCTTATTTTTCGTTTAGGAGTACAAGTTCTTGAAAAAAGCTGCATTGCAGCAAAAGCGTGGCTTGATAAAGGTCTGCCGATTAAAGTTTCTGTAAATATATCTGCAAAACAATTTACAGACACTAAACTTGTAGATACTGTCGCCGAGATCCTTGAAAGAACGCAATTACCCAGCCGCTACTTAGAGCTAGAAGTGACAGAATCGGCCTTGATTGAAAACTTTGATTATACTGTCAGTCAATTAAAGCTTATCTCTAGTATGGGGGTCAGTATTGCTCTTGATGACTTTGGAACTGGGTATTCCAGTCTTTCATATTTGAGGTTGTTTCCACTAAATGTGTTAAAAATTGATCAGTCTTTTGTACGTGATATGCTCAACGATGAGCAAGCGTTCAATATTGTAACTACAATAATTGAACTGGCCCACTCTTTAAAGCTCCAAATTGTGGCTGAAGGGATTGAAACTTTACAACAAAAAGACCGGCTGCAAGAGCTTGGCTGTCAAATAGGCCAAGGTTATTTACTGAGCAAGCCTTTGGATTTCGGCAAGGCTGATAAACTAATACAAAGTAGTAAGGTTGAAGGATTATTATGTCCTTAAGTTTAAATCCATTATCAAAGTGTAAAGTATTTATTGTTGATGATGATGAGATGGTCAGGTTAAGTCTTGGTGTTTTTTTAGAAGAATATTTTGCTGTTGACACTTACCCTTCTGGTCAGGCTGTTTTAGAAGCCTGTGAAGATTTAATTCCAGATTTGATTTTACTAGATATTAATTTACCGGATATAAGTGGTCTGGATATTTGTAGGCGACTTAAGGCTAAAGCTACATTCGAAAATATTCCAATAATTTTTATCACTTCGACTTACGATACAGAGTGTCAAAATGCATGCTGGGAAGCTGGTGCTTCTGATTTTATTGGTAAACCCATTACAGCATCCACGTTGATACATCGTACAAAGAATCACTTAGAGAATAAGCTTCGACTAGAAAGGCTAATAGAGCTTACTTATGAAGATTCATTGACAGGCTTATTTAATCGGCACTATTTAGATCTTGAAGTTGCTAATGTTTTTAAACAAACTTCAAGAGAGAAGAAACCGTTCAGTTTGCTAATGCTTGATCTAGATTTCTTTAAATTATACAACGACCAATACGGACACCCTCAAGGAGATGCTTGTCTAAAAATAATTGCTGATGTTATTGAGCGCTCTATACATCGACCTCAAGATATTGCAATTAGATATGGTGGAGAAGAGTTTATCATTATACTACCATTCACAGACTTCGACGGAGTTAAATTCATATGTGATCGTATTTCAACAGAGCTTGAGGCGATTAATATCCCGCATGTTAAGTCTATATGGGGCCGCGCTACAGTCAGTATCGGTGGAGTTATCTACGAGCACCAAAATAAGATGAGCTTTGATGAACTGATTAATTGCGCAGATAAAGCGCTTTATGCAGCTAAAAGTGATGGACGAAACTGTTTTAGGCTTAGTTTTTGTGATTGATTTAGGCTTTTCTTACTGCTTTTTGTAGAAACCTCAGAAACATAGCCTATACTTTGAAGACTCTTAACTTAACAAGAAATACAATGGAACATTCCCAAAAGCGTCGAGATTTTCTAAAAACACTCGGTGTTGGTGCTGCGGCATCAACACTTGCGTTTAAAGTCCCTTATGTTTTTGCAAAGAACAAAGTAACCCTTCGTGTGATGGGAACGCATGTTACGTTGCAAGAAGAGCTTAGACAAAAAGCAATGCGCGAACTAGGTATAAACATTGAGTTTTCACCGATGGGTAGTGCCGCCGTTTTGCAAAAAGCAGCAGCAGACCCTAGTTCTTTTGATTTGTATGAGCAATGGTCTGACTCTATTAATATTCTCTGGCAAGCAAATGCCATTCAGCCAATCGAGGTTGATAGACTCGTTTATTGGGATGAAATAAACCCACTTTCCAAGACTGGCAAAATTGTACCTGATGCAAAGTTAGGTGCAGGCGATTCACCCAATAAGCTTCTTTATGCACAGCCTGATGGCTCTTTGGGAGAAACACCATCTAAATTAATTAGCTTCATGCCTTATGTACACAATGTCGATTCATTTGGCTATAACACGAATGCGATTGAAAAAGGTATTCCGTACGAAACAGAATCTTGGGCATGGTTATTAGATGAAAAGAATAAAGGCAAAGTTGCATTAGTTAATGCACCAACAATAGGTATCTTTGATGCTGCTTTAGCCGCTCAAGCTAAAGGGTTAATGAAGTTTAATGATTTAGGTAATATGAGTATTGACGAGATTGACCAATTATTTACCATTTTATTTGAAAAGAAACGGCAAGGTCATTTTTCAGGCTTTTGGACGTCAGTACCGCAATCTGTTGATTTTGTGAAAATGAACCGAGTGACCATTCAGAGTATGTTCTCACCAGGTGTCAGTGCGCTAAATGGGCAAGGCATTCCAGTAACCTATGCCTCACCAAAAGAAGGATACAGAGCATGGCATGGTGTCATGTGTTTATCAAAAAATACCCACGGGCATGTTAAAGATGCTGCGTATGAGTATATGAACTGGTGGTTATCCGGCTACCCAGGTGCGTTCATAGCAAGACAAGGATATTACATCTCTAATCCTAGCCGTAGCCAACCGCTTATGTCGAAACCTGAGTGGAATTATTGGTATGAAGGACAAGAAGCATCAACTAACTTGAAGGGAACAGATGGAAAAGTATCTATTAAAGTAGGCGAAATAAGGGATGGTGGCAGTTATATTAAACGCTTTTCGAATATTGCGGTTTGGAATACTGTGATGCCAAATTATGATTACAGTTTAGATAAGTGGTATGAACTACTTAACGCATAAGGAAGTAAATTGTTAAGTTTTTTTTCAAAATCTCTTGCTGTCAAAATGTCGCTAGCAATGGTGCTTGTCTTAGTCGCTATGAGTGCGAGTTACTTGATTATGAATCAAAGGCTTAAAACGATTGAGGACTCTTTCAATAACATCGGTAAGATTAGCAACTATGCTGTGGATATTTTAAAAATTAATAAAGATATTGTTGAGATGCAAAGGGATATCTCAGTTTATGGTGCATCAGGTAGTGCACCCGTTTTTAAAAAAATCATGGTAAATTATGGCAGTATTGAAAAGCGATTAGCTGAAATTAATGTAGGTCAAAGTTCAGAAAGCATTCAAATTCATCTTGATGGTATGACGGAGCTTGTAAGTCGTTATGGCGCTAATTTAAAAGTACTGACACTTCGCTTTACACAGCAAAATGACTTAATTGAAAAAGAATTACCACAAATATATTTTAATGCAGTTTTACTTCTTGAAGATTTAAAAGTTAAGGCTACTGATACAAATGAGAAATTGTTTGTTACAGAGTACCTTAACCTATGGCACATGCTGCATCGTGATGCTTATCAATTTTTAACAAAAAAAGATTATGCCAAAAGAGCTGCCGTTGAAAAAATACTGAACTCGCTATCTAAAAACGTTGCAG
The genomic region above belongs to Pseudoalteromonas sp. MM1 and contains:
- a CDS encoding acyltransferase family protein, giving the protein MNKDSRLHYIDNLRSLALLLGIVFHAALAYSPFFRNIWFTADPSTHGLFDYITHTLHLFRMPLFFIIAGFCSTLLIDKSSNARFLHHRSKHILLPFIVFLPFSFAVYYHALSFGAGIANPIPPIFAVFKVIKEPVVSTMHLWFLWNLFQFCLIHWLLKTTNLLGNKFDALSAHPLFMWVVLPIVLTFSLMGQSIPFPAPDKLTPQLWSYGFYGSFYWLGVGLNKKQQLICSYHKYLWPLILGVALSLTGYFSLLPAAPSLDEVIAAATTGYFAAAGELHVLHVLSQGLSAIFLTAITFLLGHRFLNHKSKLSCSISNASYWIYLIHVPVLIYIQMPLINTNLPVLVKFIVSVVVTLLIGQISYLLLVKNTWLGALLNGRQTKIKLIQSA
- a CDS encoding sensor histidine kinase, translating into MESTIRHPTDWHFSTLASWLGVTLACAYYANSELALYLQIIVSGSILAILLYVLKQPNKFVHGVALGYFLLILAMIQLSSTSLVFIHLVMFTAVFSPHFSLPKILACVVAAMLVYGLTHYARWENGIPWITFTIWFFFCLMNWFVSRRIVESLNTHYQSRQNYKELKATQHMMGAMHAAQERQNISRELHDSLGHKLTALSINLDFAKRAANEATVETLSLCHQLSQEVLAEVREIVSTQRNDKTILKQALEAICELTPNLHCDLQLSKETEQLPQDYALCVLRFTQEMISNTLKHTQANHFTLHVNVTLVGEQPLLVAKAYHNQAETHLPKQGNGLAGLNERMAQFGGEFSQHLEQETLINTMTLPLNLEEKSHDKVPTS
- a CDS encoding TnsA endonuclease N-terminal domain-containing protein → MYIRNLRKPSPNKNVFKFASTKVSSVVMCESTLEFDACFHHEYNDLIESFGSQPEGFKYEFMGKSLPYTPDALIAYTNKTQKYHEYKPYSKIASPLFRAEFAAKRAASLKLGIDLVLVTDRQIRVNPILNNLKLLHRYSGVFGISSIQKELLNFIHKSGAIKLNDISRQIGLPIGEARSYLFALMGKGLIKANLGIDDLTNNPTLWVTP
- a CDS encoding TniB family NTP-binding protein — its product is MNALTEIQIEQSHNFSDCIVMHTQIKTIFNDFDELRLNRKFQTDQQCMLLIGDTGVGKSHTINHYKKRVLATQSYSRNTMPVLISRIFRGKGLDATLVQMLADLELFGSSQIKKRGYKTDLTKKLVESLIKAQVELLIINEFQELIEFKSIQERQQIANALKFVSEEAKVPIVLVGMPWAAKIAEEPQWASRLVRKRKLEYFSLKNDSKYFRQYLMGLAKKMPFDTPPKLENRHTTMALFAACRGQNRALKHLLSEALKLAMSCNEYLENKHFITAYEKFDFFNDKEKLKSKNPFKQDAKDIVIYEVIKSSSYNPNALDPEDMLIGPEFAIVK
- a CDS encoding Mu transposase C-terminal domain-containing protein, whose product is MTDFFNEFDESLAPLKPQTPTQYVKLDDANLTQRDLDTFTDALKNQALQRYKLISTIDKKLSRGWTQRNLDPILDELFKGGDVVRPNWRTVARWRKKYIDSNGDIASLADKNHKMGNRTNRIKGDDKFFDKALERFLDAKRPTVATAYKYYKDLIVIENENIVEGKIPIISYTAFNKRIKAIPPYAVAVARHGKFKADQWFAYCAAHVPPTRILERVEIDHTPLDLILLDDELLIPIGRPYLTLLIDVFSGCVLGFHLSYKSPSYVSAAKAITHAIKPKKLDAMSIQLQNNWPCFGKFENLVVDNGAEFWSKNLEYACQSAGINIQYNPVRKPWLKPVVERFFKVINQYLIPEFPGKTFSNILEKEEYKPEKDAIIRFSTFVEEFQRWIVDVYHQDSDSRETHIPINKWQQGYDVYPPLAMSEEEEARFTMLMRISDSRTLGRNGIKFEELMYDSTALADYRKHYPQTKETVKKLIKVDPDDISKIYVYLEELESYLEVPCTDPTGYTDGLSIYEHKIIKKINRETIRESKNSLGLAKARMAIHERVKQEQEAFIESKTKAKITAVKKQAQIADVSNTGTGTIKVSEKSAAPVQKNISNDLFDDWDDDLEAFE
- a CDS encoding response regulator transcription factor; this translates as MIKCLLVEDQTLVRLGLANLLNLDSAINIEAQAEDGLQALALLAEHSFDIALLDMRMPNLDGLGVLQKMREKGDKTPVLIITTFEDCDVLVKALNLGARGYVLKNIELEELISAIKQVVAGERVLQSAVTDFLLKKQLSPQLCLTDKEQTVLQCLSLGMPNKVIAKKLDNSEGTIRNHVSQILAKLDVKDRTQAVIKAINQNLI